Genomic window (Grus americana isolate bGruAme1 chromosome 10, bGruAme1.mat, whole genome shotgun sequence):
GCTTCCCTTCTGAAATGATGCCACTTTTCCGAAAGGAACCCAGTACCAGAGAGAAGGGCAAAAGAAAGTGGACAATGAGAAGCAGTATACTCATTAAAAACTAGCGatcaaacaaaaaccacactCTTACTTGCTACATATCATACTTCAGAGAATCAGATTGTAGTTAGGAGTTAAGCAAAATCTTTAGACACAGCCTCTACAAAGTTTGGTGCTGACATTAAAATACCAATTGTACAAATGATTGTGAAGACTGAAAAAGCCATCAAGCAGAGCCGATCTACTACAGAGGCTGCAAACTTCCATTCATTGCAAATGGcttcctcttcatcctggtCTCTGAATCGGTTTGCAATGTACCTGACCTCTTCCAAGATCTTAGCCAAATCTGAGTCACCTTCAGAGGGGTGGCCACTGTGCAGCAGGTTTTCTTCATCTGTTGGTGAGCAGGTCATCCTCCCACAGATCACCCCTGAATCAGTGGTAGGTGTGCAGTGAACCCCTTCCAGCCCCCGAAACCCAATGTATAGCATATTCCCATTACTGGATTGCTGTCCACTCACAGTGTTCATCTCCACACTTGATAGGCTACATCGACGCTGTTTATGTTGACAGGCAGGACGCACTTTATCTTCCCCTGGTCTTTTCATCCTCAGAAACCAAGCACACCAGTTGAGAAGGATGATCCttgtctgaaagaaaatttttgaGAATAAGCATCTCTTCACACAGCCACTGTGTTTGGGCACTTACTGGTATTTTTGCAGCCTGGGTGACTGTCTGGTCCATGGTGTCTGCTTAGTCTGCACAGAAGTTCTAAAAAATGGTGCCAGAGTTTCCCAACTGATTAACTTGCCAATCACTGAGGCTGTTTTTTTATTCTAGCAGGGCTGCTGATTGCCTCAGGCTGACAATCACTGTTGGGATTCCCCCCTCCTCTGATGGGAGTTTCCATAGTGTTGATCTTTCCTTACACTTCAACAGCAATATGGCAGCCTTTTCTACCATTACTAGaaactgtgaattaaaaaaaaaacccagttacTGAAGAAGAGTTACCTTTTAATAGTCTTAATAGTGCTGCTTTAGATTGTAATTACAATTTACGATAAATTACAATTCTTTCACTCATATTTGTGCTCTAACATTAAATTCATATAACATTACTGTTTGGAGGGGGCTGCTAAAACAGATGCTAGACTGGATTGGACCACCAAGCTTTACAATATTTTGGCTCTGTTCTCACGTTGCTTTCATGACAGTTGATTGCAGCTTTTAGAAAACTGATCTGGATATAGCAtggagaaaagatggaaaaattactttgatttaaaaaaaaacccatacttGCAAATTTAATCAGTGTGTatcattttgttgttttccacATTGCCTTAATCCAGCCTCACAGAAAGTGCAGGCAAGCCAGAGACTGTTCCAGTTCAGATGCAAGcttctgtaatttatttcaatCAGATTTTAAGAGCTCGTTTCAGTGTTTCGTTTCCAGACCACTAATGAAATATTATTGTCTCATATGATAAGCAAATCTTACACTGTAATTAATATTAGATTTTGTCCATTTATTGCCACTCAGAGTAGATACTGTATCCAGGCAAACATCCCAACCAGAGGCAGATCTTGCCCTGTTACCCTATTTACACTATCAAGTTTCACCAAGATGGATAATATTCCATCAACTGAGGGCCTGATCCAAAATCCACCAGTAtccaaataatatttaatgGACTTCAGCTTCTCAACACTAAACTACACTCACTCCTCGACCTCAAGTACTCTGTTTTCTGTGGATGTTTGGTTCAGTACTAAGCATTTGTCTCCTTGAGGTCATCAAGCTTGTGTCTAAAGATATATACCTTTTATTCTCTTcattgaaatttattttaaagtcactACCCTGGCATAGGCCAAGGAATATCTCATTATCTCTTGTCCGCAGGGCACTGCTGTATGCACATTCTTTTTGGCTAGTAAGGATAATAATAACTCATTGTcctagagagaagaaaagagaaaggtcTTTCCATCTTCGGTAATACCTGATGCTGGGTGAAGTCAGGAAGAGTGGACAGCTAGCTGATGATACTCATCAATATTTAGTAATGCAATATCAGTGTAATGTTCTCTGTAAAAACAACCACTCATAGAAGTACATTATAAAGGAAGTCTTAGGTGCTTTGAAAaagactttaatttttctttgcactttATACAGATGTTCTTGACCAAAGAATTAAAGATGAGGATTTTCAGAGCGAGTTTCGCTTCCACTTTAACAGCCATCTTTAACAAGTGCTTTTTAGGCTATTGATGTTTCTGTATGCACAACAGCTAAATATGTAGCAGCTGCACAGTTGCACCTTGAGGCTAGTGTATTTCATGCATTTATAATCTCCATCAGcactttattctttctttctatctGTTTCACTTCTGACATCTGCAGCTTATTTGAAAATCACCTTCATTTATATATTTAGGTTTTAACAAAATCCTAAGGTGCTTCTAGCTTTTGTGAACAAGGTTCTGAATAAAGAAGCAAGTTGAGGTATATTCATTCTCTttcactcacacacacacacacacactctctctctgaGAAGCCAACCGCACAAAAGGTATCTGGACATCTCATTTCTGGTGAAActacttttcaaaacaaaacatttaggAAGGATTTGTATGTTTTTAACAGTAAGAAGTAAACATAGGTCACTACCTACTCTATCACATCCCTGATCTGGACATTTATGCAACGGATAATGAATGAAAATCAAACCTTACCCATTTAGGCATTTTCCCCCCATCTGGATCATGATGATGGTATTGTAGAACAATAACAGTGACAACAACAGAAAGACCAACAATAATCATAGTGCTGGCAAAATACTgagctgcaaaataaacagataaTTACAGCAATATACTTTGGCTGATACTGCTTTGTAGTTATTATAAGGGGTGtttatatacatgcatacatagTGTTAAGTTCTTTTTCCTGTGTAGTGATACATGTGCTGCTTTAGGTACTTATGAAAGAtttctcaaaagcagaaagagcagcCGTTATTTTGAGAGGATGGCCAGCTTTTAGTAATTGTCTTTGTGGAACTAAGCACCTGCCTTTCCTAAGCAACCTTGAAAAAAGTTGtcctcttaattttctttcaccAGTATTGTAGAGACTGGCTAGTACTTCTTTTGAAAAGTTTCTGTTTGAGCAATTACAATGGGAAGATTTAATCATGTTTAGCTCTGTATTCCTAATGTCTGGCCAATTGTGTCCAAACTGCAACAACTTCTTCCATGGAAAACTGACTTCCTTACGCTTTCCCAAAATACACATAGGTTCTCTATTTTGTTCAGAGCAGAGAGCACAGAAGTTGTATAGGGGATCACACCCATCAGAGCCTCTCATCAATTGGCAACATTTTTCTAATTCGATTGCAGTAGGACATTGTACAGGTGGTAATCTGCCTTACTGCTGGCCTTCATGCAAAGTCACTGCACCtcatttgacaaaaaaataagagtGAATAAAAGCTGTAGTTAGCTTACCGATTAAGGGCACAGAATCAGATGTTGCTGGCATAATTTCAGCCACAAGTAACATGAAGACAGTGAGAGACAGTAAAACTGTTATACCTGAAAGATAAACGTGAAGTATGACATTAGATCAGTAGCTTGTAATTACAAGGCagtaagaagcagaaaatgaatCTGAAGGAGCGCTCTTAGCAAGATGCATTCCCGCTGTTACTCTCGCACCAGCACATTAATGGTACTCCTATCCTTTCTTGTACTACCTCAAGTTCAGGGTAGCAGTGCTGCCAAACTAGTACCAATGCTTGCGCAGACGTGTATATTTTTAGATCCTTGTAACCGTTCAGCTTTTATCACCGTTTGCTAATTGGCTGAGGTAAATCAAAGTAATTCTTGCTGCTTGTTTGCTTTAGAAATATGATGTGATTTTGACAATTTGAACATATGACACTTGATTAATTGGTGTGGAAGCTACAGGTGGTGTAATGCATAATAttcctgaaatacagattttctgtCTTGGACAGACTGATATCTTTTGATATTAGCTGTTGGGTTCTGCACGTGGCTGTGCCCAAGCAGATTTGATTTTTGGAGTTTGACTTCTGTTGCTCAGTGATGAGTTCCCACCTTTCTTGAGCAAGGCTTAGCTCTTTTCTCAGGACTAGTCTTAAACAATAAGGAGTCATTGTCAGGTGGAAAAGGATTTAGGATCAAAgaattaatcttaaaatatgGGGAGGGACTTCGTCATAAGGGAGACTACTACTCAATTAAACCATGTTCTGGAGAAATGTCGATTTGCTTCTGCATTTTAACATCTATGTTCGCTTAGCAGAAGCCAGTGCATTTGCAGTTTTGTATGGGGCAAAAAGTTTCATTACGTATTTAACCTCCATCTTAACAAGTACTGAAAGTCATCAGATTTGTTTCACAAACGAATACTTCAGTTAAAATTTAGTATAAAAATTAGAATAGTAGCAgttagaattaatttttctgagaaggCACCTTAAGTCTTAATACAACTCactattaaaaggaaatattaagaAGAATTCCACGTTAAAGTGTTCAAATGCATATTTGTAAACTTAAGCTTTACTCAGTGAATGTGggatttttcttcagcaaataaatgtcaaaaaatGAAACCCTGCTTCTTAAGGAAAGTAGTCAGAATTGTCATGCTTCTGCTTGGTTGGCTGGAATTTCTCCATTTCACAACCTCACTGTACCCAAAGCTGAGAGCAAAGGTTAAACATCACACAGCTTCAGCATCAAACAGTAAAAATGGCTCATGAGCCAGAATAGGGCACACAAACTCTTCTTCCTTGCCTACTAAGACTgtttaaaaaacttttaaaaggaCAACTTCTTTTAGTTTGGCCATATTTACAATACCCTATTAAGGATTTACCTAGTGAGATCTTTTCTCCTGAGTctgctggaagcagaaaaaCTAACAAAGCAAGTGCTGATATCAGTACACAAGGAATAAGAAGATTGAGTCCGTAATAGAGAGTCCTACGTCTCATAGTTACTGTGAATGTTACATCTGGGTAGGGTTCTTTACAACATTCATAAAAACTCTCAGTTCTCTTCCCAGGAACGCCTGTGtaggaggaaaaagggaagaaaaccagaaattaatGTGAATAAACTGTATATTATGtagtgattattttaaaaaaggataaatgTAGCTTTCTAAGTTTTACTATAGGTAAAACTACTTCTTTAAGCTTAATTCCCTATTAAGTCATTTTTGTCAGATAATAAAGGAAAATCAGATAAAAGATACCTTCTGAATTCAAGCAGCAATCTTGTCACCTACTTTTTAATGTTGATTTTCATCTTACATCTGTTCTCAGAGTTTCAAATGCCACTAGCTAGatcatttattaatttaatctCTGTCTTCATTTCCCAATCATTATTCCATCCATTTCAGCAGTGGAGACAAGGCTGCAAGTTCACAGTGTAAATAAGAAATCAAGAGCTCACCTACTAAATCCCACTCTCCATTTGAAATATAGCCAGATATATCTGCTTCTTGCATTTGTAAGTCCAAGGACCAGCCTCCATAAGTCCAGGATCCAAACTTCAGGTTACACTTCTGAACATCAAATGGAAACCAGCGCACATCTATGTAGCATGAGCTTTTAAATATGCCTAGATTGGATTTTAAACAAGAATACTTAATTTAAATGCTTCTTCCACATAATTTCATGTACCTTTTGTAACCAGACATTGTTCTACATTGTGCCCTCTGTTTTTTACTTGTAAAGCATATTTAATCTCAGTTGTGTCTTGACATGTAAATAGCAAAAGTCAGTcatagaaaagggaaagaactgCACCATTAATATATTGATGTTATAAACTATTTTTTGAACTACATTTCCATTTTGGCACACAGTGGGAGAATATTTAGAGAAGAGCTCAGATTTCTAGATGCTGTATTTCATAAAGAAATAGTAGAATATGcataaagaaaaagtagaataTGCAAACTGTTTCTCCTATTTCTTTtactgaattaaataaaaaatcctgaaaGATTATTTGCTGTCTTATTAGTTTTACATGATCTTGATTTATTCAGGAAAGCTAGCttcttatttttcacttgttgaGTCAGGCCCTGGCATTTAGCAGCTTTCAGAACTGAATTGAAACCCCACCCACCAAATGGAACATCTTAAATCAAAAGAACAACATGCAAACCCCTGAAATCCTCTCGGGATCTTAGATGGAAAAACTAAATTGTCTGGAAAGCACTTGGCACTATTGCTCTAGTTTCTAAAATTCAGATTCTAGGAAGAGTTAATTCTAAGAATTATGTTAATTGAGTTTGGGAACAGAAACAGTACTCCACTGCTATACATCCAGAGAGTCAGTGATATATTTCTGATAACAGCTAAATATCAAACACAGATGACTTTCAGactaaaaattgttttgatgAAGCATCCAGTGAATCACTTCAAATAGAAGATACATCTAAGATGCTACTAAGCATCTTATTGTAAAGTTAGCATACTAATAGAAAAAACAGataattaatgaaataattttttattaagagGCATTACCATGGATTTAATAATATCTTTTTATATTAATGgcttttattgttttatcttcttttataCTTCCACACTTCTGAAATAGTGCattataaaataagaatttccataactgcaattaaaaaaaaatctatcttgtATGGTGGTTTTAATTCAAAAGTATTAACCACGTAATTCATTATGCATCTAGGCTTAAATCTATGAGATGATGCTAGctagataaataaaatatcagagAATTTATGTCAAATTTGAAACCACACCATACATAAGTAGTCTGAGTTATCAAAATTTATGACATGGAAACAGCCTACCTGGTGGCAGATATTGGCAATGTCCTGAAGAATTGACTAAAACATTAGTGTGAAATGTAGCATCAAATCTTTCATCAGCACTAGAAtagggaagaaacaaaatgggTTATATGCTCTTTGACTGGCTGAAGAATATGAGAGAGAAATCTGTTCTTCATAAAAGGATTATTTCTCACCAAAAACTtgacagcttttcttctgtcacCAGTCTCCTGTGGCCTCAGAGTAACTGGCCTGACACTATTGGATTTGTTCCTGATTAACAACTGTAACTGAAGGTGAACCACCTCATTCTCAGTGCTCACCTATCCCACTACATTCATTACAGTGCCTTGGATCTATtgattttcatttggaaagtAAGCACTTTCAAAAAACTTCTCAAGAAACTGCACAGGGAAATCTGTTCTCTTCCTGTCTACATTAACAGCAGCTATTGAATACTGAGGAGATGGATACTCCAGTGTCTCATCCTGCCCTTTTGCATGGGTGAACGTTATTACTACATGTCATACATAAGACTCTTTAATGCAGCTCCAGCCTTCATTATCTACTTCAGAACCCACAAACTGGgttcagcagaaaaaagaaaccttgtTAGAGGTGTCAGTGTAGTGGTGCTGGCCAGGACTGCCCTGGTGTGCCATTCTTACAAGTCTCTAGAAGAGAATCATAATGTTACTTGGAGAGTGCTTCAAATTATGAATTGGCAGCTACTGCCAGGGATTATCTCAACTACATCTGACACTATGACCCAGGAATTTACTAGgcattaaaattttaagaacTTCTAGATGATGAAAAAAAGACTCTTTCCCATGAAAAGTTTAGTAAGTTTGCTGACTTAAATCACTGTATGAAAGATGATTAGATGACTTAGCATTGCAATGGATATATACTCATACAGTGTTGTGCCCGATTACACGGTTCCCATTTACTACTGCAGGGTTTTGTTCTAAGCTATTATAGATTCTGATCTATCCATCCTTTAAAGTTTGGGACCTAGGTATTCAAGAAATTGTTATAGTTATTGAAACTGGTGCCTAGATTAACTTGTACAGAATGTACTGGGGAGGTACTAGCAACTGCTGTGTTGAGTTCACAACTGATGGCTGTTGGCCCTGATTATAGGCATAGGCTCCTTTCTCAGGCTTTCATTTGTGCAGGAGATAAGCAAAATGAGACACAGGCTACTGTACtttgttgtgttgtttgtagTTTCTAAACAGTCACCTTGTGGGGATGGGTTGACACACAAGGCAAATACAGTGCCAGCTGCTCTGGGGTGGGGCAAAGGAGGTCGCACAAGCCTTAGGGTCTGGCTTCTCACTACAGTCTTGATCTAAAAACCTGCATTGTCTCTAGGGTGATTTGAACATGACAAGTCTCTGATGTCTCTTTGACTATTAGTAGTTTAGTATCTCGTAATTTTCATAATGattggaaataaaattcttagCCTCCTAGGCTAGattctgttctcttcctcttgagCAGAGGGCAGTTAAGCACCAGAGGGTTGCTTCTAAGaccttgctgctgtttctggtaattggcaaaaataaaatttccaaaagGACACAAGTGATCAAGGAACCTAGGTTTCATTGCCATGTAACTTTGCCTTTCATAAGacacattcttaaaaaaatttaaagaggTACTCTGACTCAAAtatgaaattcttttttctgacaaaGGAGCACATGTGTTTTTCTACACTGTGCTTCTAATTGTTTTTGAAATGCAGTGCTTCAGTTGGGAATGCACCAAGTAGCTAAGCCTTTGCTTGATGAGACTTTGCACTCAAATGTAATGATAGAAAACCATTTCTGCTACATTTCTTCTTCAGGGTATAACCACTTGAAAGCAGATATTGACTGCAGTACATTGAGATGACAAAGCTGTACCTAGCAGATATAATCCCACTGGGACCTATCTGGAGAATCTCAGGTTCATAAAACTGGAAAAACGAAATTCTTAAAATGAGACATAACTACCAGAATTTTTGTTATTCTACAAAGTACTGAACACTGTGTGgccatttggaaaataatacCACCAGAAATGAGCACTTTTAGTAAGTCTGGTAAAGCTAACAAAGTAGAAGAGAGCCATACATGACACTAACACAGTCAATCCTGGTATTTGTACATAGGCCAAGATTTTCTTCCCTCAGAAAAACTACAGATGAACTGGCCCTGCTCTCTTCACAATAGACTAGTTGTAAAATTTAATACAGCTGCCACAGGTTTCTCTGTACTAGGCTGGAGCAAGATGCATAAGGACTTGAGACATAGTGAAACATgtattcattaaaatgaaaaatgaatttatagtccattaatttctttgtaacTGCAGGTGCATGTCTCTAGCAAAGTGTATAGAAGTTAAAGCATTTATCTCAAAATACCATGTCACTATAAGACAACATGATAACATTCCCAATGCAATTTCATACAGGAataagaatttgttttaaatatctttgcCCTCTGACTAAACTCTGAATAAGATTTTGGATTACATATGTGTTTGAAATAGAAACACTGTAGAATAATAACTTCATGACCATGCCATAGTTAACAATCCCAAGATTCAAAACCCTATATTAACAGAAAACTcgtgttttcagtttttcaggttATTTAGTTACCCCTCTCATTCTATAGTGTGCTTCATCTACAGTTAGCATGTATGCATTAATAGTactaatttctaaaaaaaataccctttcATTTTGGATATACTTAAATATTGAGGTATAAATCCTCAGACACACTGAAAGTCTCTCTCAGATATGTGATATATGTGAGGTAGAATATTGTCGTAATTCATTCTTCTGGAAACCTCTAAACTGCTGTTGTAGAGTACCAATTTCATGGCATACACAGTGTGTTAttcagcagaacagaaatgaatGCGTAATTTGTCAGATTCTCCCAAGAACGTTGTCATTTATGGAATCAAAGTAGCTAGGAACAAATGCTCAAGGAACAAATTTGtattgaaaaatacattaagcaAGATTAAAGTTGCAAAAATACCTGTCCAGGTTGCATGCTGCTCCATTTTGTGTACAGAGcatttgaaaggtttttttagGCTCCTGTATGGACAACTGAAGCTCTAA
Coding sequences:
- the CHRFAM7A gene encoding CHRNA7-FAM7A fusion protein isoform X1, with translation MGLQELAVWLLAAAGLVRESLQGEFQRKLYKELLKNYNPLERPVANDSQPLTVYFTLSLMQIMDVDEKNQVLTTNIWLQMYWTDHYLQWNVSDYPGVKNVRFPDGLIWKPDILLYNSADERFDATFHTNVLVNSSGHCQYLPPGIFKSSCYIDVRWFPFDVQKCNLKFGSWTYGGWSLDLQMQEADISGYISNGEWDLVGVPGKRTESFYECCKEPYPDVTFTVTMRRRTLYYGLNLLIPCVLISALALLVFLLPADSGEKISLGITVLLSLTVFMLLVAEIMPATSDSVPLIAQYFASTMIIVGLSVVVTVIVLQYHHHDPDGGKMPKWTRIILLNWCAWFLRMKRPGEDKVRPACQHKQRRCSLSSVEMNTVSGQQSSNGNMLYIGFRGLEGVHCTPTTDSGVICGRMTCSPTDEENLLHSGHPSEGDSDLAKILEEVRYIANRFRDQDEEEAICNEWKFAASVVDRLCLMAFSVFTIICTIGILMSAPNFVEAVSKDFA
- the CHRFAM7A gene encoding CHRNA7-FAM7A fusion protein isoform X4, yielding MGLQELAVWLLAAAGLVRESLQGEFQRKLYKELLKNYNPLERPVANDSQPLTVYFTLSLMQIMDVDEKNQVLTTNIWLQMYWTDHYLQWNVSDYPGVKNVRFPDGLIWKPDILLYNSADERFDATFHTNVLVNSSGHCQYLPPGIFKSSCYIDVRWFPFDVQKCNLKFGSWTYGGWSLDLQMQEADISGYISNGEWDLVGVPGKRTESFYECCKEPYPDVTFTVTMRRRTLYYGLNLLIPCVLISALALLVFLLPADSGEKISLGITVLLSLTVFMLLVAEIMPATSDSVPLIAQYFASTMIIVGLSVVVTVIVLQYHHHDPDGGKMPKWTRIILLNWCAWFLRMKRPGEDKVRPACQHKQRRCSLSSVEMNTWHHFRREAKDFSLGCLRAAPLSTLLLEREVATSPFRMRGNCTTTYYTFLNWLLQNNR
- the CHRFAM7A gene encoding CHRNA7-FAM7A fusion protein isoform X2, producing MGLQELAVWLLAAAGLVRESLQGEFQRKLYKELLKNYNPLERPVANDSQPLTVYFTLSLMQIMDVYWTDHYLQWNVSDYPGVKNVRFPDGLIWKPDILLYNSADERFDATFHTNVLVNSSGHCQYLPPGIFKSSCYIDVRWFPFDVQKCNLKFGSWTYGGWSLDLQMQEADISGYISNGEWDLVGVPGKRTESFYECCKEPYPDVTFTVTMRRRTLYYGLNLLIPCVLISALALLVFLLPADSGEKISLGITVLLSLTVFMLLVAEIMPATSDSVPLIAQYFASTMIIVGLSVVVTVIVLQYHHHDPDGGKMPKWTRIILLNWCAWFLRMKRPGEDKVRPACQHKQRRCSLSSVEMNTVSGQQSSNGNMLYIGFRGLEGVHCTPTTDSGVICGRMTCSPTDEENLLHSGHPSEGDSDLAKILEEVRYIANRFRDQDEEEAICNEWKFAASVVDRLCLMAFSVFTIICTIGILMSAPNFVEAVSKDFA
- the CHRFAM7A gene encoding CHRNA7-FAM7A fusion protein isoform X3, which produces MGLQELAVWLLAAAGLVRESLQGEFQRKLYKELLKNYNPLERPVANDSQPLTVYFTLSLMQIMDVDEKNQVLTTNIWLQMYWTDHYLQWNVSDYPGVKNVRFPDGLIWKPDILLYNSADERFDATFHTNVLVNSSGHCQYLPPGIFKSSCYIDVRWFPFDVQKCNLKFGSWTYGGWSLDLQMQEADISGYISNGEWDLVGVPGKRTESFYECCKEPYPDVTFTVTMRRITVLLSLTVFMLLVAEIMPATSDSVPLIAQYFASTMIIVGLSVVVTVIVLQYHHHDPDGGKMPKWTRIILLNWCAWFLRMKRPGEDKVRPACQHKQRRCSLSSVEMNTVSGQQSSNGNMLYIGFRGLEGVHCTPTTDSGVICGRMTCSPTDEENLLHSGHPSEGDSDLAKILEEVRYIANRFRDQDEEEAICNEWKFAASVVDRLCLMAFSVFTIICTIGILMSAPNFVEAVSKDFA